Proteins co-encoded in one Kutzneria chonburiensis genomic window:
- a CDS encoding putative bifunctional diguanylate cyclase/phosphodiesterase: MTWTRQDIPRARSAVTEPVAAGMEAFAQSWASAIIGTSYVPMTKAEVVEHLRGLTELLVEALLADTFRTSAAHEVGIRLVEAHFTGTETLDRTVQLMGDELLTELGRDGEPHLRSRIAALQGALSAGYAQSLRERTLDEQEAIREAVLDARDHAEAALRASEARFRAVFAEAAIGMGISDTDGNILEVNQSLQDMLGYPASELRQRNLRSLMHPADAESVWVYYEQLLHGERDHFRVEKRFNRRDGEAVWTHLTISLVRDDDGQPAYQVAMVEDVTDRHLLQNRLRYQALHDPLTTLPNRALFMERLSKAFDGVAGTRIGLCYLDLDGFKVINDSLGHDIGDQLLVAVANRLDESVAGDGRLVARMGGDEFVILIEGSTGTQSIVDIADRVLYSLTGPIRIDGHELSVSASIGLVEREINGTTSADLMRDADITLYWAKADGKSRWALYDPERNAREVARFTLSATMPAALERDEFYVDYQPLVRLEDSKVLGVEALVRWQHPEFGRLAPDRFIELAEETGLIVPLGRWVLRSACQQARRWLDEFGDATPFVSVNLAVRQSRDPALVSDVKSILEEFALPPHLLQLELTESAIMGTADEPLEALRQLSGMGVRIAIDDFGTGYSNLAYLKHLPVHELKIAGSFMEGMRAADGVDPVDSKIVSTLVSLAHALGLTVTAEGVETPSQAERLRKIGCDAGQGWLFARPGPPHQIEVLF; this comes from the coding sequence ATGACCTGGACGAGGCAGGACATTCCGCGGGCCCGGTCGGCCGTGACTGAGCCGGTGGCCGCGGGCATGGAGGCCTTCGCGCAGTCGTGGGCCTCGGCGATCATCGGCACCAGCTACGTGCCGATGACCAAGGCCGAGGTCGTCGAGCACCTGCGCGGGCTCACCGAGCTGCTGGTGGAGGCGCTGCTCGCGGACACGTTCCGCACGTCGGCGGCGCACGAGGTCGGCATCCGGCTGGTGGAGGCGCATTTCACCGGGACGGAGACGCTGGACCGCACCGTGCAGCTGATGGGCGACGAGCTGCTGACCGAGCTGGGCCGGGACGGCGAGCCGCACCTGCGCTCCCGTATCGCCGCGCTGCAGGGCGCGCTGTCCGCCGGCTACGCGCAGAGCCTGCGGGAGCGGACCTTGGACGAGCAGGAGGCGATCCGCGAGGCCGTGCTGGACGCCCGCGACCACGCCGAGGCGGCGCTGCGGGCCAGCGAGGCCCGGTTCCGCGCGGTGTTCGCGGAGGCGGCCATCGGCATGGGGATCTCCGACACGGACGGCAACATCCTCGAGGTCAACCAGTCTTTGCAGGACATGCTCGGTTATCCGGCCTCGGAGCTGCGGCAGCGCAACCTGCGCTCGCTGATGCACCCGGCCGACGCGGAGAGCGTGTGGGTCTACTACGAGCAGCTGCTGCACGGCGAGCGTGACCACTTCCGCGTGGAGAAGCGCTTCAACCGCCGTGACGGCGAGGCGGTGTGGACGCACCTGACCATCTCGCTGGTGCGTGACGACGACGGGCAGCCGGCCTACCAGGTGGCCATGGTCGAGGACGTGACCGACCGTCACCTGCTGCAGAACCGCCTGCGCTACCAGGCGTTGCACGATCCCCTGACCACGCTGCCCAACCGGGCGCTGTTCATGGAGCGGCTGAGCAAGGCCTTCGACGGCGTGGCCGGCACCCGGATCGGCCTGTGCTACCTGGACCTCGACGGCTTCAAGGTGATCAACGACAGCCTCGGCCACGACATCGGCGACCAGCTGCTGGTCGCGGTGGCCAACCGGCTGGACGAGTCGGTGGCCGGCGACGGCCGGCTGGTGGCCCGGATGGGCGGCGACGAGTTCGTCATCCTGATCGAGGGCTCGACCGGCACTCAGTCCATTGTGGACATCGCCGACCGGGTGCTGTACTCGCTGACCGGGCCGATCCGCATCGACGGGCACGAGCTGTCGGTGTCGGCCTCGATCGGCCTGGTCGAGCGGGAGATCAACGGCACCACCTCGGCCGACTTGATGCGTGATGCCGACATCACGCTGTACTGGGCCAAGGCCGACGGCAAGAGCCGGTGGGCGCTCTACGATCCCGAGCGCAACGCCCGTGAGGTCGCGCGGTTCACGCTGTCCGCGACCATGCCGGCCGCGTTGGAGCGGGACGAGTTCTACGTCGACTACCAGCCGCTGGTTCGGTTGGAGGACAGCAAGGTTCTCGGCGTCGAGGCGCTGGTTCGCTGGCAGCACCCGGAGTTCGGGCGGCTGGCGCCGGACCGGTTCATCGAGCTGGCCGAGGAGACCGGGCTGATCGTGCCGCTGGGCCGGTGGGTGCTGCGCAGCGCCTGCCAGCAGGCCCGGCGCTGGCTTGACGAGTTCGGCGATGCCACGCCGTTCGTCAGCGTCAACCTCGCCGTGCGTCAGTCCCGTGATCCGGCGCTCGTCTCGGACGTCAAGTCGATCCTCGAGGAGTTCGCGCTGCCGCCGCACCTGTTGCAGCTGGAGCTCACCGAGAGCGCCATCATGGGCACCGCCGACGAGCCGCTCGAGGCGCTGCGGCAGCTGTCCGGCATGGGCGTGCGGATCGCCATCGACGACTTCGGCACCGGCTATTCGAACCTGGCCTACCTCAAGCACCTTCCGGTGCACGAGCTCAAGATCGCCGGCTCGTTCATGGAGGGCATGCGGGCCGCCGACGGCGTCGACCCGGTCGACTCCAAGATCGTCAGCACCCTGGTCTCGCTGGCCCATGCCCTGGGGCTCACCGTCACCGCCGAGGGCGTGGAGACCCCGTCCCAGGCCGAGCGCCTCCGCAAGATCGGCTGCGACGCCGGCCAGGGCTGGCTGTTCGCCCGCCCCGGCCCGCCGCACCAGATCGAGGTGCTCTTCTAG
- a CDS encoding SAM-dependent methyltransferase: protein MERPEIDLRSASVARIFDYYLGGAHNFAVDRELADAAAKLMPELPRMMQLHRRFLARALRYLVGQGVTQFLDLGSGLPTAGGSAELARRLDPSSRVVLVDNDPAVIAHGSHMLDSSNAAVVLGDICEPDVILADAETRRLLDFTQPVGLLLVGVLDFVGNADLPAVIARYRDTVVAGSHIVLTNFSVEGGLEDYQRTEQLYRDNTTIDFHPRSAAEVTELLDGFDLAEPGVVDISLWRPEAVDDLDEHPERSGAYVAVGRKP, encoded by the coding sequence GTGGAGCGCCCGGAGATCGACCTGCGCAGCGCGAGCGTGGCCAGGATCTTTGACTACTACCTGGGTGGCGCGCACAACTTCGCCGTCGACCGCGAGCTCGCGGACGCCGCCGCGAAGCTGATGCCCGAGCTGCCGCGGATGATGCAGCTGCACCGCCGGTTCCTCGCCCGTGCCCTGCGCTACCTGGTCGGACAGGGCGTCACGCAGTTCCTCGACCTCGGCTCCGGCCTGCCGACCGCGGGCGGCTCGGCCGAGCTGGCCCGCCGCCTCGACCCGTCCAGCCGCGTGGTGCTGGTGGACAACGACCCCGCGGTGATCGCGCACGGCAGCCACATGCTCGACTCGAGCAACGCCGCCGTGGTGCTGGGCGACATCTGCGAGCCGGACGTGATCCTCGCCGACGCCGAAACGCGTCGGCTGCTCGACTTCACGCAGCCGGTCGGCCTGCTTCTGGTCGGTGTGCTGGATTTCGTCGGCAACGCCGACCTGCCCGCGGTGATCGCCCGATACCGGGACACCGTGGTGGCCGGCAGCCACATCGTGCTCACCAACTTCTCCGTGGAGGGCGGCCTCGAGGACTACCAGCGCACCGAGCAGCTCTACCGGGACAACACGACGATCGATTTCCACCCCAGGAGCGCGGCGGAGGTGACCGAGTTGTTAGACGGCTTCGACCTGGCGGAACCTGGAGTGGTGGACATTTCGTTGTGGCGTCCGGAGGCGGTGGACGACCTTGATGAGCATCCGGAGCGCAGCGGGGCCTACGTGGCGGTGGGACGCAAGCCATGA
- a CDS encoding LysR family transcriptional regulator, protein MELRQLEYFVAVAEECHFTRAAQRLHVAQSGLSASIRSLERELGATLFLRSTRQVELTEAGRALLVEARRALTNVAAARDAVAAVQGLLRGRLAVGTLQCLCTVDLPGILSRFSQAHPGVDIQLRHDSSGALIEQVRAGRLDVAFVTRPARIPDEVMITPLDTMPLLLACGPDHPFAARDRVDLRELDGLPFVDYHPDWGTRETVDRLLAANCVDRHVALEVNDVHSLLDLVGNGLGVAILPGNFVHKGSRARFVPLTGDAPVWETAIVTPASHSAAASVLLDMVAPRSRLQPV, encoded by the coding sequence GTGGAATTGCGCCAGCTCGAGTACTTCGTCGCGGTCGCCGAGGAGTGCCATTTCACCCGCGCCGCCCAGCGGCTGCACGTGGCCCAGTCCGGCCTGTCGGCGTCCATCCGCTCGCTGGAACGGGAGCTCGGCGCGACGCTGTTCCTGCGCAGCACCCGCCAGGTCGAGCTGACCGAGGCCGGGCGGGCGCTGCTGGTCGAGGCCCGGCGGGCGCTGACCAACGTGGCCGCGGCGCGCGACGCCGTCGCCGCGGTGCAGGGCCTGCTGCGCGGACGACTGGCCGTCGGCACCCTGCAATGTCTGTGCACTGTGGACCTGCCGGGGATTCTTTCTCGATTCAGCCAGGCTCATCCCGGCGTGGACATCCAGCTCCGCCACGACAGCTCCGGGGCCCTGATCGAGCAGGTCCGCGCCGGCCGCCTCGACGTCGCCTTCGTGACGAGGCCGGCCCGCATCCCGGACGAAGTCATGATCACCCCGCTGGACACCATGCCGTTGCTGCTGGCCTGCGGCCCGGACCACCCGTTCGCCGCCCGCGACCGCGTCGACCTGCGGGAACTCGACGGCCTGCCGTTCGTCGACTACCACCCGGACTGGGGCACGCGGGAGACCGTGGACCGGCTGCTCGCGGCCAACTGCGTCGACCGGCACGTGGCGCTGGAGGTCAACGACGTGCATTCGCTGCTCGACCTGGTCGGCAACGGCCTCGGCGTGGCCATCCTGCCCGGCAACTTCGTGCACAAGGGGTCGCGGGCCCGGTTCGTGCCGCTGACCGGCGACGCACCGGTCTGGGAGACCGCGATCGTCACCCCGGCGTCGCACAGTGCAGCAGCCAGCGTGCTCTTGGACATGGTTGCCCCACGTAGCCGGTTGCAGCCTGTGTGA
- a CDS encoding aldo/keto reductase, translated as MQTRRIGDAQVSAIGLGGMPMSIEGRPDEARSIATVHAALDAGVTFFDTADAYSLGGAEVGHNETLIAEAVASWGGDTSDVLIATKGGHLRPGDGSWTLDGRPEYLKQAAEASLKRLGVDVIGLYQFHRPDPQVDYADSVGAIRDLLDAGKIRYAGISNANPEQIRLADEILGGRLVSVQNQFSPAFRSSEPELELCDELGIAFLPWSPFGGIRRAGELGSRFAAFADIAADKGVSPHVLTLAWMLAKSPVVVPIPGASRPESIRDSVTAVDVTLTPEELSRLDAA; from the coding sequence ATGCAGACTCGCCGTATCGGCGACGCCCAGGTCAGCGCGATCGGCCTCGGCGGCATGCCGATGTCCATCGAGGGGCGGCCGGACGAGGCGCGCAGCATCGCCACCGTGCACGCTGCCCTTGACGCGGGCGTCACCTTCTTCGACACGGCCGATGCCTACTCGCTGGGCGGCGCCGAGGTCGGACACAACGAGACGCTGATCGCCGAGGCCGTCGCGAGCTGGGGTGGCGACACCTCCGACGTGCTGATCGCCACCAAGGGCGGCCACCTGCGGCCCGGCGACGGCAGCTGGACCCTCGACGGCCGCCCCGAGTACCTCAAGCAGGCCGCCGAGGCCTCGCTCAAGCGGCTCGGCGTCGACGTGATCGGCCTGTACCAGTTCCACCGGCCCGATCCCCAGGTCGACTACGCCGATTCGGTCGGTGCGATCCGGGACCTGCTGGACGCCGGCAAGATCCGCTATGCCGGTATCTCCAACGCGAATCCCGAGCAGATCAGGCTGGCCGACGAGATCCTCGGCGGCCGGCTGGTCTCCGTGCAGAACCAGTTCTCGCCGGCCTTCCGGTCCAGCGAGCCCGAGCTGGAGCTGTGCGACGAGCTGGGCATCGCCTTCCTGCCGTGGAGCCCGTTCGGCGGCATCCGGCGGGCCGGCGAGCTGGGCAGCCGGTTCGCCGCGTTCGCCGACATCGCCGCGGACAAGGGCGTCAGCCCGCACGTGCTGACGCTGGCCTGGATGCTGGCCAAGTCCCCGGTCGTCGTGCCCATCCCCGGCGCCAGCCGCCCGGAGAGCATCCGGGACTCGGTGACCGCCGTCGACGTCACGCTGACCCCCGAGGAGCTGTCCCGCCTCGACGCCGCCTGA
- a CDS encoding CapA family protein has protein sequence MDENGRPLGEPQRVQLTNGPVMTVAQAPGHIAEPVLLGLEDAGKTIDVRLLSDNGGKRFVVNSAGDVMFGRRYQSELIPAGAAAAGVRSVVDAVAPAFRLADLSTVNLETVVSDKAAADAYPKKRFILESPPASVDGLKALGVTVPLLANNHTRDFLDDGVADTEKALSTAGFPVVGTTVGDQPQKPFQTTVHGTGVAVLAYTSVDGSYVNDSYPKTGTPTSADDAWQYQPRTWGFGKIPSQDRTIGQAWAVYEKLSKADQAAAWPSLTHVYPEIQDWVGRRGHAGAAHWDNTASPAQIRDVAGQSQLTIVEMHTGFQFQSASAKDTRAMARAAIDAGADIVICHHPHVLQGFEWYKGHLIAYSMGNFVFDQDFMSTFSSAFLRTVWDGDTLVEARLVPVEIDGYRPMPATGDAARRTVLGVWADSRRPVQTQRGENGGVVAVPITLDPDTKPAQFHADHGTAVITADPPKPTPVSVQVGPHSVTKINYNGLTVAQPVKNVELGQDLFGWGSFADNTVDGRPDGDTHWSNGVVGNGALGQAGYLHVEGAGGAEQLNRPVARIPLPRHRKENADGTPLDEDPTYTVRAKVRVTNGATALLRLTPYHFDDSDPTEDPESTALKDVDRRLDVPSDGQWHDVSIDLTPEQLGGNMVLLRLGLAASRAGSVAGQAVDFDDVSFVEWRPADGEAGPHDFVRNNGPTPATVAMDGFAY, from the coding sequence GTGGACGAGAACGGCCGGCCGCTGGGTGAGCCGCAGCGAGTGCAGCTCACCAACGGCCCGGTCATGACGGTCGCTCAGGCCCCGGGCCACATCGCCGAACCGGTGCTGCTCGGCCTTGAGGACGCCGGCAAGACGATCGACGTGCGGCTGCTGTCCGACAACGGTGGCAAGCGGTTCGTGGTGAACTCGGCCGGTGACGTGATGTTCGGCCGCCGCTACCAGTCCGAGCTGATCCCGGCCGGCGCCGCCGCCGCGGGCGTACGCTCCGTGGTGGACGCCGTGGCGCCGGCCTTCCGGCTGGCCGACCTGAGCACCGTGAACCTGGAGACCGTGGTCAGCGACAAGGCGGCCGCCGACGCCTACCCGAAGAAGCGCTTCATCCTGGAGTCGCCGCCGGCGAGTGTGGACGGCCTCAAGGCGCTCGGCGTCACGGTGCCGCTGCTGGCCAACAACCACACCCGAGACTTCCTCGACGACGGCGTGGCCGACACGGAGAAAGCGCTATCCACGGCCGGTTTCCCGGTGGTCGGCACGACCGTCGGCGACCAGCCGCAGAAGCCGTTCCAGACCACGGTGCACGGCACCGGCGTCGCCGTGCTGGCCTACACCAGCGTGGACGGCTCGTACGTCAACGACTCCTACCCCAAGACCGGCACGCCGACCAGCGCCGACGACGCCTGGCAGTACCAGCCCCGGACCTGGGGTTTCGGCAAGATCCCGAGCCAGGACCGGACCATCGGCCAGGCGTGGGCGGTCTACGAGAAGCTGTCCAAGGCGGACCAGGCCGCGGCCTGGCCGTCGCTGACCCACGTCTACCCGGAGATCCAGGACTGGGTGGGCCGCCGCGGCCACGCCGGCGCCGCCCACTGGGACAACACGGCGTCTCCGGCGCAGATCCGGGACGTGGCCGGGCAGTCCCAGCTGACCATCGTGGAGATGCACACCGGCTTCCAGTTCCAGTCGGCGTCGGCCAAGGACACCCGGGCGATGGCCCGGGCCGCCATCGACGCCGGGGCGGACATCGTGATCTGCCACCATCCGCACGTGTTGCAGGGTTTCGAGTGGTACAAGGGCCACCTGATCGCCTACAGCATGGGCAACTTCGTGTTCGACCAGGACTTCATGTCCACCTTCTCGTCGGCCTTCCTGCGCACGGTCTGGGACGGCGACACGCTGGTCGAGGCCCGGCTGGTGCCGGTGGAGATCGACGGCTACCGCCCGATGCCGGCCACCGGCGACGCCGCGAGGCGGACCGTGCTGGGCGTGTGGGCCGACAGCCGGCGGCCGGTGCAGACGCAGCGGGGCGAGAACGGCGGGGTGGTGGCCGTGCCGATCACGCTCGACCCGGACACCAAACCGGCCCAGTTCCACGCCGACCACGGCACGGCCGTGATCACCGCCGACCCGCCGAAGCCGACGCCGGTGTCGGTGCAGGTCGGCCCGCACTCCGTCACGAAGATCAATTACAACGGTCTCACCGTGGCTCAACCCGTGAAGAACGTCGAGCTCGGCCAGGACCTCTTCGGCTGGGGCAGCTTCGCCGACAACACCGTGGACGGCCGGCCCGACGGCGACACGCACTGGTCCAACGGCGTCGTCGGCAACGGGGCCCTCGGCCAGGCCGGCTACCTCCACGTGGAGGGCGCGGGCGGTGCCGAGCAGCTGAACCGGCCGGTGGCCCGGATCCCGCTGCCGCGGCACCGCAAGGAGAACGCCGACGGCACGCCGCTGGACGAGGACCCGACCTACACGGTCCGGGCCAAGGTCCGCGTGACCAACGGCGCGACGGCCCTGCTCCGGCTCACGCCGTACCACTTCGACGACTCCGATCCGACCGAGGATCCGGAGTCCACCGCCCTCAAGGACGTGGACCGGCGGCTCGACGTGCCGTCCGACGGCCAGTGGCACGACGTATCCATCGATCTGACGCCCGAGCAGCTCGGCGGCAACATGGTGCTGCTGCGGCTCGGCCTGGCCGCCTCCCGCGCGGGCTCGGTGGCCGGCCAGGCCGTCGACTTCGACGATGTGTCCTTTGTGGAGTGGCGGCCGGCCGACGGCGAGGCCGGGCCGCACGACTTCGTCCGCAACAACGGCCCGACCCCCGCCACCGTCGCCATGGACGGCTTCGCCTACTAG
- a CDS encoding glutamate decarboxylase translates to MGLRHPGDRHTDVSVNPVFTREPMSIARDVLPAEGIDPDLAYQVVHDELMLDGNARLNLATFVSTWMEPQATRLMSETFDKNMIDKDEYPRTADLESRCVRMLAALWHAEDPARAIGCSTTGSSEACMLAGLALKRRWQHKRRADGKPTDRPNIVMGINVQICWEKFANYWDVEARLVPMAGDRFTLNAAEAVARCDENTIGVVAILGSTFDGSYEPVAEICAALDEFQQRTGHDIPVHVDGASGAMIAPFCDPDLEWDFRLPRVASINTSGHKYGLVYPGVGWALWRDSDALPEDLVFRVNYLGGDMPTFALNFSRPGSQVIAQYYNFLRLGFDGYRRVQLSCREVATWLAGEIGKLGPFQLLTDGSQLPVFAFTLSDEVTRYSVFDVSAALRQAGWLVPAYTFPDDRTDLAALRIVVRNGFGRDLAELLLDDLRRALPTLERQDKPIRGSEAAGFEHGQHH, encoded by the coding sequence ATGGGTCTCAGGCATCCGGGCGACCGGCACACCGACGTATCGGTCAATCCCGTCTTCACCCGCGAGCCGATGAGCATCGCGCGCGACGTGCTGCCGGCCGAGGGCATCGACCCGGACCTGGCCTACCAGGTGGTGCACGACGAGCTGATGCTCGACGGCAACGCCCGGCTCAACCTGGCCACCTTCGTGTCGACCTGGATGGAGCCGCAGGCGACGCGGCTGATGTCCGAGACCTTCGACAAGAACATGATCGACAAGGACGAGTACCCGCGCACCGCCGATCTGGAGTCCCGCTGCGTGCGCATGCTGGCCGCGCTCTGGCACGCCGAGGATCCGGCCCGGGCGATCGGCTGCTCGACCACCGGCTCCAGCGAGGCCTGCATGCTGGCCGGCCTGGCCCTCAAGCGCCGCTGGCAGCACAAGCGGCGGGCCGACGGGAAGCCGACCGACCGGCCGAACATCGTGATGGGCATCAACGTCCAGATCTGCTGGGAGAAGTTCGCCAACTACTGGGACGTCGAAGCCCGGCTGGTGCCGATGGCGGGCGACCGGTTCACCCTCAACGCGGCCGAGGCGGTGGCCCGCTGCGACGAGAACACGATCGGCGTCGTCGCCATCCTCGGGTCCACTTTCGACGGCTCGTACGAGCCGGTGGCCGAGATCTGCGCCGCGCTGGACGAGTTCCAGCAGCGCACCGGCCACGACATCCCGGTGCACGTGGACGGCGCCTCCGGCGCGATGATCGCCCCGTTCTGCGACCCCGACCTGGAATGGGATTTCCGGCTGCCCCGGGTGGCCTCGATCAACACCTCCGGCCACAAGTACGGCCTGGTCTACCCGGGCGTCGGCTGGGCGCTCTGGCGGGACTCCGACGCGCTGCCCGAGGATCTGGTCTTCCGGGTCAACTACCTCGGCGGCGACATGCCGACCTTCGCGCTGAACTTCTCCCGCCCGGGCTCGCAGGTGATCGCCCAGTACTACAACTTCCTGCGGCTGGGCTTCGACGGCTACCGCCGGGTTCAGCTGTCCTGCCGGGAGGTGGCGACCTGGCTGGCCGGCGAGATCGGCAAGCTGGGGCCGTTCCAGCTGCTGACCGACGGCAGCCAGCTGCCGGTGTTCGCGTTCACGCTGTCCGACGAGGTCACCCGCTACTCGGTGTTCGACGTGTCGGCGGCGCTGCGGCAGGCCGGCTGGCTGGTGCCGGCGTACACCTTCCCGGACGACCGGACCGACCTGGCGGCGCTGCGCATCGTGGTGCGCAACGGCTTCGGGCGCGATCTGGCCGAGCTGCTGCTGGACGACCTGAGGCGGGCTCTGCCGACGCTGGAGCGACAGGACAAGCCGATCCGCGGCTCGGAGGCGGCCGGCTTCGAGCACGGCCAACACCATTGA
- a CDS encoding lysozyme: MESKTRTAVRAALAGVLLTAALAAPTPASAQPLAHPQDDYAGSQIAAHEGHGGGPLLTVKANDDALGLDVSSHQGNVDWAAVASNGGKFSYSKATEGISYTNPFFAQQYNGSFAAGLTHGAYHFALPDVSDGPTQANYFVDHGGGWSRDGRTLPPALDIEYNPYGDTCYKLTADQMVAWMRGFTDQVQKRTGRVPAIYTSYTWWVKCTGNNAGFWGNPLWIPRYGTDVGTLPAGWRTQAIWQFADKGVFPGDQNRLNGNTDGLRALALG; this comes from the coding sequence ATGGAGTCGAAGACGCGAACAGCAGTGCGGGCGGCGCTGGCCGGTGTGCTCCTCACGGCGGCGCTGGCTGCCCCGACGCCCGCGTCCGCGCAGCCGCTGGCCCACCCGCAGGACGACTACGCCGGGTCGCAGATCGCCGCGCACGAGGGCCATGGCGGCGGACCGCTGCTCACGGTGAAGGCCAACGACGACGCGCTGGGTCTGGACGTGTCCAGCCACCAGGGCAATGTGGACTGGGCCGCGGTCGCCAGCAACGGCGGCAAGTTCTCGTACTCCAAGGCAACCGAGGGCATCTCCTACACCAACCCGTTCTTCGCCCAGCAGTACAACGGGTCCTTCGCCGCCGGGCTGACCCATGGGGCGTACCACTTCGCGCTGCCGGACGTGTCCGACGGGCCGACCCAGGCGAACTACTTCGTCGACCACGGCGGCGGCTGGTCCCGTGACGGCCGCACGCTGCCGCCGGCCCTCGACATCGAGTACAACCCTTACGGCGACACGTGTTACAAGCTCACCGCCGACCAGATGGTGGCGTGGATGCGGGGCTTCACCGACCAGGTGCAGAAGCGCACCGGCCGGGTGCCGGCGATCTACACCAGCTACACCTGGTGGGTGAAGTGCACCGGCAACAACGCCGGTTTCTGGGGCAATCCGCTGTGGATCCCGCGCTACGGCACCGATGTCGGCACGCTGCCGGCCGGCTGGAGGACCCAGGCGATCTGGCAGTTCGCCGACAAGGGCGTGTTCCCCGGCGACCAGAACCGGCTCAACGGCAACACGGATGGTCTGCGCGCCCTCGCGCTGGGTTGA
- a CDS encoding lysozyme: MNTRLLPAGRGRRLSAVIAAVLLSVSFGATTPAGAATTSTCGGNPPDSVQDAQHNHTMGSQVARHLGHRCAPKPTSFGPLAAVYGMDVSSYQGNVDWGGAWNNGGRFAYIKATEGTYYQNGYFAQQYNGSYNVGMIRGAYHFATPNTTSGGTQANYFVDHGGGWSRDGKTLPGALDIEWNPSGAECYGLSQTGMVQWVLDFSDTYHARTGVWPVIYTAQQWWQDCTGNRGDFTSTNPLWVARYAAGPGVLPYAWTVYTFWQYADSGTFPGDQDEFNGSYDRLQAIANG, from the coding sequence ATGAACACTCGGTTACTCCCGGCGGGCCGCGGCCGCCGGTTGTCCGCGGTCATCGCCGCCGTCCTCCTGTCCGTCTCGTTCGGCGCCACCACCCCTGCCGGCGCCGCCACAACGTCCACCTGCGGCGGGAATCCACCCGATTCCGTGCAGGACGCACAGCACAACCACACCATGGGCTCCCAGGTCGCGCGCCACCTCGGACACCGCTGCGCGCCCAAGCCCACCTCGTTCGGTCCGCTCGCCGCCGTGTACGGCATGGACGTGAGCTCCTATCAGGGCAACGTCGACTGGGGCGGCGCGTGGAACAACGGCGGCCGCTTCGCGTACATCAAGGCGACCGAGGGCACCTACTACCAGAACGGCTACTTCGCCCAGCAGTACAACGGTTCCTACAACGTCGGCATGATCCGCGGCGCCTACCACTTCGCCACGCCCAACACCACCAGCGGCGGCACGCAGGCCAACTACTTCGTCGACCACGGCGGCGGCTGGTCCCGTGACGGCAAGACCCTGCCCGGCGCGCTCGACATCGAGTGGAACCCCAGCGGCGCCGAGTGTTACGGCCTGTCCCAGACCGGCATGGTGCAGTGGGTCCTCGACTTCAGCGACACCTACCACGCCCGCACCGGTGTCTGGCCCGTCATCTACACCGCGCAGCAGTGGTGGCAGGACTGCACCGGCAACCGCGGCGACTTCACCTCGACCAACCCGCTCTGGGTCGCCCGCTACGCCGCCGGCCCCGGCGTGCTGCCCTACGCCTGGACCGTCTACACCTTCTGGCAGTACGCCGACTCCGGCACCTTCCCCGGTGACCAGGACGAGTTCAACGGCAGCTACGACCGCCTACAGGCCATAGCCAACGGCTAA
- the speB gene encoding agmatinase produces the protein MRYGAMYGPDVTFLGVDPCDLAEPASFAEADVVVVGAPYDGGTSHRPGTRFGPQAIRTTDYLGHNGSRPSLALRVDALKDLRVLDAGDVEMYAGDEMGSHAAIEAAVHTITASGAIPIVLGGDHSIALPDARGVARHFGFGRISMIHFDAHADTGNIEFGHLYGHGQPMRRLLECGAIRGDRFLQLGLRGYWPEPETLDWMAAQHMRSYEMTEIVTRGFDPCLSEAFTIAVDDCDGVYLSVDVDVCDPGHAPGTGTPEPGGLSARQLLDAVRRICYELPVVGVEVVEVSPPYDHAEITAALGNRVVLEALSGIARRRKDAATGTTWNPAQPLLDGR, from the coding sequence ATGCGATACGGGGCGATGTACGGGCCGGATGTGACGTTCCTCGGCGTTGATCCCTGTGATCTCGCCGAGCCGGCCTCCTTCGCGGAGGCCGATGTCGTCGTCGTGGGGGCGCCCTACGACGGCGGCACGTCGCACCGGCCCGGCACCCGTTTCGGGCCGCAGGCCATTCGCACCACGGATTACCTGGGGCACAACGGTTCCCGGCCCAGCCTGGCGCTGCGCGTGGATGCCTTGAAGGACCTGCGGGTGCTCGATGCCGGTGATGTCGAGATGTACGCCGGCGACGAGATGGGCAGTCACGCCGCCATCGAGGCAGCCGTGCACACCATCACCGCGTCCGGCGCCATCCCCATCGTCCTGGGCGGCGACCACAGCATCGCCCTGCCGGATGCCCGTGGCGTGGCCCGGCATTTCGGCTTCGGCCGCATCTCCATGATCCATTTCGACGCCCATGCCGACACCGGCAACATCGAGTTCGGCCACCTCTACGGCCATGGCCAGCCCATGCGCCGTCTGCTCGAGTGCGGCGCCATACGCGGCGACCGCTTCCTCCAGCTCGGGCTGCGCGGCTATTGGCCCGAGCCGGAAACCCTGGACTGGATGGCCGCCCAGCACATGCGGTCGTACGAGATGACCGAGATCGTCACCCGTGGCTTCGACCCCTGCCTCTCCGAGGCCTTCACCATCGCGGTGGACGACTGCGACGGCGTCTACCTCTCCGTCGACGTCGACGTCTGCGATCCCGGCCATGCCCCCGGCACCGGCACCCCCGAGCCCGGCGGCCTCTCCGCCCGCCAGCTCCTCGACGCCGTCCGCCGCATCTGCTACGAGCTTCCCGTTGTCGGCGTTGAGGTTGTCGAGGTCTCGCCCCCGTACGACCACGCCGAGATCACCGCCGCCCTGGGCAATCGCGTTGTCCTGGAAGCACTTTCCGGCATCGCCCGCCGCCGCAAGGACGCCGCCACCGGCACCACCTGGAACCCGGCCCAGCCACTGTTGGACGGGCGTTGA